In Corynebacterium endometrii, one DNA window encodes the following:
- a CDS encoding serine/threonine-protein kinase — protein sequence MNTADNREVLQKLIGDDYRLQWVIGHGGMSTVWLADDATHDREVAIKVLRPEFSDNSEFLSRFRAEAQAAESIDSDNVVRTYDYREVQDPAGHAFCFMALEYVRGESLADLLAREGQLTEDLALDVMEQAAHGLSIIHRMGLVHRDIKPGNLLITQSGQVKITDFGIAKAAAAVPLTRTGMVVGTAQYVSPEQAQGLRVTPASDVYSLGVVGYEMLAGKRPFTGDSSVSVALAHISKEAEPLSTEVSAPARELIGFTLRKDPATRFADGNELANAVSAVRLGQRAPQPKSAALAAPAPEPSPSASTEMLGSVTHPATAHPAAPIPQGAPGWGGAAAGFEVAQRAAQGPQARAKAQKESGGAGRSFGLGLLIAVSVIALLAAGFYAATRFLGTDSGSPESTAPSVVTEWVETTPEETSEEVAPTTTVETVTEAPSTTEVETSVVTTTPEEETSTPGPAPSTRRPQPTAPGQTQAPQPTTPADVPEPTQEVNSPEDPTGGQDSNPPFEQPGDQGGA from the coding sequence GTGAACACCGCCGATAATCGCGAGGTTCTCCAAAAGCTCATTGGTGATGATTACCGCCTGCAATGGGTCATTGGCCACGGTGGCATGTCCACGGTATGGCTGGCGGATGACGCTACCCATGACCGCGAGGTAGCCATCAAGGTCTTGCGCCCCGAGTTCAGCGATAACTCCGAGTTTCTCTCCCGCTTCCGCGCCGAGGCGCAGGCTGCGGAATCCATCGACTCTGACAACGTGGTCCGCACGTATGACTACCGCGAGGTTCAGGACCCGGCCGGACACGCCTTCTGTTTCATGGCATTGGAATATGTCCGCGGCGAGTCGCTGGCGGACCTGCTGGCCCGTGAGGGTCAGCTGACGGAAGACCTCGCGCTGGACGTCATGGAGCAGGCCGCCCATGGTTTGTCGATCATCCACCGCATGGGCCTGGTTCACCGTGACATCAAGCCGGGCAACCTGCTGATTACGCAAAGCGGCCAGGTCAAGATCACGGACTTTGGCATCGCCAAGGCCGCGGCCGCGGTGCCGCTGACCCGCACCGGCATGGTGGTGGGCACCGCCCAATACGTCTCCCCGGAGCAGGCCCAGGGCCTGCGGGTAACCCCGGCCTCTGACGTGTACTCCCTGGGCGTGGTGGGGTACGAGATGCTCGCCGGGAAGCGGCCATTTACCGGGGATTCCTCCGTGTCCGTGGCGTTGGCCCACATCAGTAAGGAGGCGGAGCCCCTGTCCACCGAGGTCTCCGCGCCCGCCCGCGAGCTCATCGGCTTTACCCTGCGCAAGGATCCCGCAACGCGTTTTGCCGACGGCAACGAGCTGGCCAACGCCGTCTCCGCCGTCCGGCTGGGCCAACGCGCGCCACAGCCTAAGTCCGCGGCCTTGGCCGCACCCGCGCCCGAGCCCTCCCCCTCCGCATCCACCGAGATGCTGGGCAGTGTCACCCATCCGGCCACCGCTCACCCGGCCGCGCCCATTCCCCAAGGCGCGCCCGGCTGGGGTGGGGCGGCCGCCGGGTTTGAGGTGGCCCAGCGGGCCGCGCAGGGGCCCCAAGCGCGGGCAAAGGCCCAGAAAGAATCCGGCGGGGCCGGCCGCTCCTTCGGCCTGGGCCTGCTCATCGCCGTATCCGTGATCGCCCTTCTCGCCGCCGGGTTCTACGCGGCGACCAGGTTCTTGGGTACTGACTCCGGTTCCCCGGAATCCACCGCACCGTCGGTGGTGACGGAGTGGGTGGAGACTACGCCGGAGGAAACCTCGGAGGAAGTGGCGCCCACCACCACCGTGGAAACCGTGACGGAGGCACCCTCTACCACCGAGGTGGAAACGTCCGTGGTGACCACCACCCCAGAGGAGGAAACCTCCACGCCCGGGCCTGCGCCAAGCACCCGCCGGCCGCAGCCCACCGCGCCCGGGCAAACCCAGGCGCCGCAGCCAACAACGCCTGCGGATGTGCCTGAACCAACCCAGGAAGTAAACTCTCCAGAAGACCCTACGGGCGGGCAGGATTCCAACCCACCCTTCGAACAACCAGGTGACCAAGGAGGTGCCTAA
- a CDS encoding rhomboid family intramembrane serine protease gives MPREKLEASRNKETGAGETRGPMFEHPCEEEPVNWLKINTRQAPVTFAMIAACLVLWIATALQSGSFYDNYYGSELAREWTLWGPDVFNGSWYQVVTSSFIHIGLGHLLVNMAMLLFIGPEVERALGSGLFAIAYATGVLGSAAAVLAMNFLVPTAGASGVLFALMILLVGVFKARGLNLTSPLTLLAANVVYSFIQPDVSLWGHLGGVFAGAVMVFAVTLRNPRARWWGTISCCALSVVAVWWALPPGAYSTL, from the coding sequence ATGCCCCGGGAAAAGCTCGAGGCCTCGCGGAATAAAGAAACGGGCGCGGGCGAGACTCGGGGGCCTATGTTCGAGCATCCCTGCGAGGAGGAACCCGTGAACTGGCTGAAGATCAACACCCGCCAGGCGCCGGTGACGTTTGCCATGATTGCCGCGTGCCTGGTGCTGTGGATAGCCACCGCGCTCCAGTCCGGCAGCTTCTATGACAACTATTACGGCTCCGAACTGGCGCGCGAGTGGACGCTATGGGGGCCGGATGTCTTCAACGGGAGCTGGTACCAGGTGGTGACATCCTCGTTTATCCACATCGGGCTGGGGCATCTGCTGGTCAACATGGCCATGTTGTTGTTCATCGGCCCCGAGGTGGAGCGCGCCCTGGGGTCGGGGTTGTTCGCGATTGCGTATGCCACCGGCGTGTTGGGATCGGCGGCAGCGGTCTTAGCCATGAACTTCCTAGTGCCCACGGCGGGCGCTTCGGGAGTGCTCTTCGCGCTGATGATCCTGCTCGTGGGGGTGTTTAAGGCCCGCGGGCTGAATCTCACATCCCCATTAACGCTGCTTGCGGCGAACGTGGTCTATTCCTTCATCCAGCCGGACGTGTCCCTGTGGGGTCACCTGGGCGGCGTTTTCGCGGGCGCGGTAATGGTCTTCGCTGTGACACTCAGGAACCCGCGCGCGCGGTGGTGGGGGACCATCTCTTGTTGCGCTTTGTCCGTCGTAGCGGTGTGGTGGGCGCTGCCCCCGGGCGCCTATAGCACCCTTTAG
- a CDS encoding ABC transporter permease — MSESRKQGTEPIHEFTPKKKKLVRLLALNIGLGAILVGMLLLFIMPSLKSGPHELPVGVVGQDAVARTEAVLNASDPEGYVVTGYDSAAALDEAIHTREVMGGFDYSRAGELRVAVASAGSTAVSGTLTQMGQEVAAQAQLEPVVDDVVALPAADKTGTGIGGLAFPLVFGGIVPVVAFRALLAGHRSWILGGIVIFSLVGGFIVSLVLQELFGSTEGVLWPVAGAMALGIAALAVPLSGLYEAFGSKGFTIAAASMMFVGNPFAGIATSSVWLPGAVAAVGQLLPPGAAGSLVRAVAYFDGNGGGQGFWTLSAWVALGIVLWGIAPLLQTRSDKRAAGKAPAAESIHA, encoded by the coding sequence ATGTCCGAATCCCGTAAACAGGGCACCGAACCGATCCACGAATTCACGCCTAAGAAGAAAAAGCTCGTCCGCCTGCTGGCGCTCAACATTGGCCTGGGCGCCATCCTGGTGGGCATGCTGCTGCTGTTTATCATGCCTTCCCTCAAATCCGGCCCGCACGAGCTGCCGGTTGGCGTGGTGGGCCAGGATGCGGTTGCCAGGACGGAAGCGGTGCTTAACGCTTCCGACCCTGAGGGCTACGTGGTCACCGGTTATGATTCCGCGGCGGCGCTGGATGAGGCCATCCACACCCGTGAGGTTATGGGCGGCTTTGATTACTCCCGCGCGGGTGAGCTGCGCGTGGCTGTGGCGTCCGCAGGGTCCACGGCGGTCTCCGGGACCCTGACCCAGATGGGGCAGGAGGTTGCGGCACAGGCTCAGCTTGAGCCGGTGGTGGACGATGTGGTGGCCCTTCCGGCCGCCGATAAAACCGGCACCGGCATCGGTGGACTGGCGTTTCCACTGGTCTTCGGCGGAATCGTGCCGGTGGTGGCGTTCCGCGCCCTGCTGGCCGGGCACCGCAGCTGGATCCTGGGAGGCATTGTGATCTTCTCCCTCGTTGGCGGGTTCATTGTTTCACTGGTTCTGCAGGAACTCTTTGGCTCCACCGAGGGCGTGCTGTGGCCCGTGGCCGGCGCCATGGCGCTGGGCATCGCCGCCCTGGCCGTGCCCCTGTCCGGCCTGTACGAGGCCTTTGGTTCCAAGGGATTTACCATCGCGGCGGCCAGCATGATGTTCGTGGGCAACCCGTTCGCGGGCATCGCCACGTCATCGGTGTGGCTGCCGGGCGCGGTGGCAGCCGTGGGCCAGCTGCTGCCTCCGGGTGCCGCCGGCTCACTCGTGCGAGCGGTGGCTTATTTCGACGGAAACGGCGGCGGCCAGGGTTTTTGGACGCTGAGCGCCTGGGTCGCCCTCGGCATCGTTTTGTGGGGGATCGCGCCGCTGCTGCAGACCCGCTCCGACAAGCGAGCGGCTGGCAAGGCGCCGGCAGCCGAATCCATCCACGCCTAG
- the crgA gene encoding cell division protein CrgA, with translation MPKAKITQGSAVPQSTTSAANRTPVKINSEGTPKWYIVIMLGLMILGLAWIVVNYLAGESIPFMAELGAWNYGIGFGLAIIGLMMTMGWR, from the coding sequence ATGCCAAAAGCAAAGATCACACAGGGCTCTGCTGTTCCGCAGTCCACAACCTCCGCGGCGAACCGCACCCCGGTCAAGATCAACTCGGAAGGCACCCCGAAGTGGTACATCGTCATCATGCTCGGCCTGATGATTCTGGGCCTGGCATGGATCGTGGTGAACTACCTGGCCGGTGAGTCCATCCCGTTCATGGCCGAACTGGGCGCATGGAACTACGGCATCGGCTTCGGCCTAGCCATCATCGGCCTGATGATGACCATGGGCTGGCGCTAA
- the pknB gene encoding Stk1 family PASTA domain-containing Ser/Thr kinase, which translates to MNINDRYSLAEVIGSGGMSEVYAAKDTLLGRDVALKMLRPEMARDVNFRERFRREAQNSGRLNHPNIVAVFDTGEADVDGLSIPYIVMERVHGRTLRDIVREDGALPAAEAAEILQPVCDALQASHEAGIIHRDVKPANIMLTNTGQVKVMDFGIARALDDSTSAMTQTSAVIGTAQYLSPEQARGKAADARSDVYALGCVLYEAITGTTPFEGETPFAVAYQHVQEDPVPPSERITDDSLAPTQRLNIDAVVLTAMAKHPADRYQSAYEMGEDLARLARGAVTEAARSHVTPAGDPEHHDAYPATTTLPPQSTTALPPQASAAAAGGAAAAAGAAVAGAGANGGAQVAAGTPSGGAHRAPVQSTRPGGDDDDEARPWLKALATLLAILLIGMVAYFTWDFFGSGNFGNGDGASQGQSAITIPEVEGRDRGEVVAELEKMGLLVTVNQEASPDVPRNEVIRINPAPGSQLQRGSNVTLTVSSGREITDVPDVTGMSVQDAADALEEAGLELDPDYAESESDTVPEGQVISQNPPGGAQLSKGSVIRVTVSSGREQVTVPSLVGLDFDQARETLEAVGLEARPEWVDSTEPEGRVVTASDEGQQLDSGSTVSVQISNGMLFVAPDLLKQTEAGALSALQEAGWSGNASNLIVGEPVPTGAVVDNGRIGWASVNPGDTVRKDQNIDIRLWEFDLGTFANNATGVTDIAP; encoded by the coding sequence ATGAACATCAATGACCGTTACAGCCTCGCTGAGGTAATCGGTTCAGGCGGCATGTCTGAGGTTTACGCTGCTAAAGACACCCTCCTCGGCCGCGACGTTGCGCTGAAGATGCTCCGCCCGGAGATGGCCCGTGACGTAAACTTCCGCGAGCGCTTCCGCCGCGAGGCGCAAAACTCCGGCAGGCTCAACCACCCCAATATCGTGGCCGTCTTCGATACCGGCGAGGCGGACGTGGATGGATTGTCCATCCCGTACATCGTGATGGAGCGCGTGCATGGCCGCACGCTCCGGGACATTGTTCGCGAAGATGGCGCGCTGCCCGCCGCCGAGGCCGCGGAGATCCTCCAGCCCGTGTGTGACGCCCTCCAGGCCTCCCACGAGGCGGGCATCATCCACCGCGACGTCAAACCCGCAAACATCATGCTGACCAACACGGGCCAGGTCAAGGTCATGGACTTTGGCATCGCCCGCGCCCTGGATGATTCCACCTCAGCCATGACGCAGACGTCCGCCGTAATTGGCACGGCCCAATACCTTTCCCCGGAGCAGGCACGCGGCAAGGCTGCGGACGCCCGCTCTGATGTCTACGCCTTGGGCTGCGTATTGTACGAGGCCATCACTGGCACCACTCCGTTCGAGGGTGAAACCCCTTTCGCGGTTGCCTACCAGCACGTTCAGGAAGACCCGGTGCCGCCGTCCGAGCGCATCACGGATGATTCCCTGGCACCGACCCAGCGCCTCAACATTGACGCCGTGGTGCTCACCGCCATGGCCAAGCACCCGGCGGACCGCTACCAGTCCGCGTATGAGATGGGTGAGGACCTAGCGCGCCTCGCCCGCGGCGCGGTGACCGAGGCCGCCCGCAGCCATGTCACCCCCGCAGGCGATCCTGAGCATCACGATGCCTACCCGGCCACCACCACGCTGCCGCCGCAGTCAACCACGGCATTGCCCCCGCAGGCATCCGCGGCCGCTGCCGGTGGCGCCGCCGCTGCCGCCGGTGCTGCCGTAGCGGGTGCCGGCGCTAACGGAGGCGCGCAAGTCGCTGCCGGCACCCCTTCCGGCGGCGCCCACCGCGCACCTGTTCAATCCACCCGCCCCGGCGGCGATGATGACGATGAGGCACGCCCGTGGCTGAAGGCCCTGGCGACACTGTTGGCGATCCTGCTCATAGGCATGGTGGCGTATTTCACCTGGGACTTCTTCGGCTCCGGCAATTTCGGCAACGGGGACGGGGCCTCCCAGGGTCAATCGGCCATCACCATCCCCGAGGTGGAGGGCCGCGACCGGGGCGAGGTAGTAGCCGAGCTTGAAAAGATGGGCCTTTTGGTGACCGTCAACCAGGAAGCCAGCCCGGACGTGCCGCGCAATGAGGTCATCCGCATCAATCCCGCGCCCGGCTCCCAGCTGCAGCGCGGTTCCAACGTGACCTTGACCGTGTCCTCCGGCCGTGAGATCACCGATGTCCCGGATGTCACCGGCATGAGCGTCCAGGACGCCGCCGATGCGCTGGAGGAGGCCGGCCTTGAGCTGGATCCTGACTACGCGGAATCCGAATCTGACACGGTGCCCGAGGGCCAGGTCATTTCCCAGAACCCGCCCGGCGGCGCACAGCTGTCTAAGGGTTCCGTTATCCGCGTGACCGTGTCCTCCGGCCGCGAACAGGTCACCGTCCCATCCCTGGTGGGCCTAGACTTCGACCAGGCGCGGGAGACCCTTGAGGCCGTGGGGCTAGAGGCCCGCCCCGAGTGGGTTGATTCCACCGAGCCGGAGGGCCGCGTCGTGACCGCGTCCGACGAGGGCCAGCAATTGGACTCCGGTTCCACCGTCAGCGTGCAGATCTCCAACGGGATGCTGTTCGTGGCCCCCGACCTGCTCAAGCAGACCGAGGCGGGCGCGCTCTCCGCGCTGCAGGAGGCCGGCTGGAGTGGCAACGCCTCCAACCTAATTGTCGGTGAACCGGTACCCACCGGCGCGGTAGTGGACAACGGCCGCATCGGCTGGGCCTCCGTCAACCCCGGGGATACGGTCCGCAAGGACCAAAATATTGACATCCGCCTCTGGGAGTTTGACCTTGGCACCTTCGCCAATAACGCAACCGGCGTGACGGACATTGCCCCCTAA
- a CDS encoding peptidylprolyl isomerase codes for MALMTQKTATATMHTNHGDIVIDLFGNHAPVTVENFVGLAKGEKDYASQNAKGESTGPFYDGAIFHRIIDNFMIQGGDPTGTGRGGPGYQFQDEFHPELRFDRPFLLAMANAGPGTNGSQFFITVAPTPHLNNHHTIFGEVTDPASQEVVSKIAKVATDRMDRPHEDVVIESITIA; via the coding sequence ATGGCACTCATGACTCAAAAGACCGCAACTGCAACGATGCACACCAACCACGGTGACATTGTTATCGATCTCTTCGGTAACCATGCCCCCGTGACTGTTGAGAACTTTGTTGGCTTGGCCAAGGGTGAGAAGGACTACGCGTCCCAGAACGCTAAGGGCGAGTCCACCGGACCTTTCTACGATGGCGCAATCTTCCACCGCATCATCGATAACTTCATGATTCAGGGCGGCGACCCAACCGGCACCGGCCGTGGCGGCCCTGGCTACCAGTTCCAGGACGAGTTCCACCCAGAACTGCGTTTCGACCGTCCATTCCTGCTGGCCATGGCTAATGCCGGCCCAGGCACCAACGGCTCCCAGTTCTTCATCACCGTGGCTCCAACCCCACACCTGAACAATCACCACACCATCTTCGGTGAGGTCACCGACCCAGCCTCCCAGGAGGTTGTGTCCAAGATTGCCAAGGTGGCCACGGACCGCATGGACCGTCCTCACGAGGACGTAGTGATTGAGTCCATCACCATCGCTTAA
- a CDS encoding TetR/AcrR family transcriptional regulator yields MRADALQRRNRILLTARRLFAAHGPNVALEQVAEASEVGIATLYRNFSTREELIYEVLHHVISDLDTATQRALQLAPSAENWTQYLSELTNLDLGAFTGALDPREIRSDIATAQAASLRQLTGLVESYVAAGVIHDGVSASNLMVSIGIATRPQPQAVTRIAPDAPTQLVDAYITWTLA; encoded by the coding sequence ATGCGCGCAGACGCCCTCCAACGCCGCAACCGCATTCTCCTCACCGCCCGCCGCCTCTTCGCGGCGCACGGGCCGAACGTAGCCCTCGAGCAGGTCGCCGAGGCCAGCGAGGTAGGCATCGCGACGCTGTACCGCAACTTCTCCACACGTGAGGAACTCATCTATGAAGTCCTCCACCACGTCATCTCAGACCTAGACACCGCTACCCAGCGAGCGCTGCAGCTGGCCCCTTCCGCGGAGAACTGGACTCAGTACCTGAGCGAGCTGACCAACCTGGACCTGGGCGCGTTTACGGGCGCGCTGGATCCGCGAGAGATCCGCTCCGATATCGCCACCGCACAGGCCGCCAGCCTTCGCCAGCTCACGGGGCTGGTTGAAAGCTACGTTGCCGCCGGCGTCATTCACGATGGGGTGAGCGCATCCAACCTCATGGTTTCAATCGGCATCGCCACCCGCCCGCAGCCACAGGCGGTGACGCGCATCGCCCCGGACGCCCCCACGCAGCTGGTTGACGCCTACATCACGTGGACGTTGGCATAG